From the genome of Leptodactylus fuscus isolate aLepFus1 chromosome 1, aLepFus1.hap2, whole genome shotgun sequence, one region includes:
- the LMBRD2 gene encoding G-protein coupled receptor-associated protein LMBRD2, translating to MSGAALGIEVVFVFFLALFLLHRFGDFKKQHRLVLVATLLAWCLCFLIVFIIPLDVSTTIYNRCVAKNAVTPSPINVSQFTTTTRPAVTNVSAAEASSRSLSAESSPLQECYKPWSYIPRGIMPIFWRVVYWTSQFLTWILLPFMQSYARSGGFSITGKIKTALIENAIYYGTYLLIFGALLIYVAVNPKFHLEWYQLQTIGIAAANTWGLFLLVLLMGYGLVEIPRSHWNGAKKGYLLMKTYFKAAKLMTEKADAEENLEDVMEEVRKVNECIKYNHPLRKCVDTILRKCPTEYQEKMGRNMDDYEDFEEKNINYPSEKTLVKLHKQVIYAVQRHNRTQVQWRMLLEQAFHLEDVAKNETSATRQFVHSFPPLEPESWIAKRFYTPSVEWYWECLLRPWCSRILAVVLAIFSAVVVWSECTFFSTRPVLSLFAVFIQQAERTYNYIYIEVACFLTIFFLSICVYSTVFRIRVFNYYYFASHHQTDAYSLLFSGMLFCRLTPPLCLNFLGLTHMDGSISHQNAEQTAYTSIMGSLKVLPLIADGFYIYYPMLVVILCIATYFSLGTRCLNLLGFQQFMGDNDMTSDLTDEGKELIRREKRKRQRHEDGETRRREWKERYASNREDTSRNRNVNSEPKEPTYTEMTASRSSKYTRSNNRTERDRIELLQDAEPLDFNAETFTDDPLDSESGRYQPAGRYLSMSKSNSRIFDDV from the exons ATGAGCGGCGCGGCCCTTGGTATCGAGGTCGTTTTCGTCTTCTTTCTTGCCCTTTTCCTTCTACACCGATTTGGAGACTTCAAGAAACAACACCGGCTGGTGCTGGTGGCCACGCTGCTGGCCTGGTGCCTGTGCTTCCTCATTGTGTTCATCATACCGCTGGATGTTAGTACG ACAATATATAATCGATGCGTGGCGAAGAAtgccgtcaccccctcccccatcaatGTCAGCCAGTTTACGACAACCACCAGACCCGCCGTGACCAACGTCTCCGCCGCCGAAGCGTCTTCTCGCTCTTTAAG CGCTGAGAGCAGTCCACTCCAAGAATGCTACAAGCCGTGGAGCTACATCCCCAGGGGCATCATGCCCATCTTTTGGCGCGTGGTCTACTGGACATCCCAGTTTCTTACTTG GATCCTCTTGCCTTTCATGCAGTCCTATGCACGATCCGGAGGCTTCTCTATCACAGGAAAAATAAAAACGGCCCTGATAGAGAACGCCATTTATTACGGCACCTACTTGCTGATCTTTGGCGCCCTTTTAATCTATGTCGCTGTCAACCCAAAGTTTCACCTTGAATG GTACCAGCTGCAGACTATAGGAATAGCTGCGGCCAACACTTGGGGTCTCTTCCTCCTGGTGTTGCTGATGGGGTACGGCCTGGTAGAGATCCCACGCTCCCACTGGAATGGGGCAAAGAAAGGCTACCTCCTGATGAAGACCTACTTCAAAGCGGCCAAGCTCATGACCGAGAAAGCAGACGCCGAGGAGAACCTGGAGGACGTCATGGAG GAAGTTCGTAAAGTGAACGAGTGTATTAAGTACAACCACCCCCTGCGGAAATGCGTGGACACCATTCTACGAAAG TGTCCTACCGAGTACCAGGAGAAGATGGGGAGAAACATGGACGACTATGAAGACTTCGAAGAGAAAAACATCAACTATCCCAGCGAGAAGACCCTCGTAAAACTCCACAAACAG GTGATCTATGCAGTGCAGAGACATAATCGAACCCAGGTCCAGTGGCGGATGCTTCTAGAACAGGCCTTTCACCTGGAAGACGTAGCCAAGAATGAGACTAGCGCCACCAGACAATTCGTGCACAGCTTCCCTCCTCTAGAGCCAGAAAGCTGGATCGCCAAGCGCTTCTACACCCCCTCTGTTG AGTGGTACTGGGAGTGTTTGTTGCGCCCCTGGTGTTCCCGGATCTTAGCGGTGGTCCTGGCCATATTCTCCGCCGTAGTGGTGTGGTCGGAGTGCACTTTCTTCAGCACACGTCCCGTCCTGTCTCTCTTTGCTGTGTTCATACAACAAGCTGAAAGAACCTACAACTATATTTATATTGAG GTGGCCTGCTTCCTGACCATATTCTTCCTCAGTATCTGCGTCTATTCCACAGTCTTCAGGATACGAGTCTTTAACTATTACTATTTCGCTTCCCATCACCAAACGGACGCGTACAGTCTCCTGTTCAGTGGCAT GCTGTTCTGCCGTCTGACGCCTCCCTTGTGTCTGAATTTCTTGGGTCTGACCCACATGGACGGGTCGATATCGCACCAGAATGCGGAGCAGACGGCCTACACCTCG ATTATGGGATCGTTGAAAGTTTTGCCGCTGATCGCCGACGGCTTCTACATCTACTACCCCATGCTGGTCGTCATCCTCTGCATCGCAACTTACTTTAG TTTGGGGACGCGCTGCTTGAACTTACTTGGATTTCAGCAATTTATGGGGGACAATGACATGACCTCTGACCTGACCGATGAGGGGAAGGAGCTAATAAGGAGAG AGAAAAGAAAACGTCAGCGGCACGAGGATGGAGAAACGCGCAGGAGG GAGTGGAAGGAGCGTTACGCCAGTAACAGGGAAGATACCAGCCGGAACAGGAACGTCAACTCAGAACCTAAAGAGCCGACCTACACAGAAATGACCGCCAGCCGAT CATCGAAGTACACCCGGTCGAATAACCGAACAGAGCGGGATCGGATAGAGCTCCTGCAGGACGCAGAACCCCTGGATTTTAATGCGGAAACTTTCACAGACGATCCGCTGGATTCCGAGTCTGGAAG ATACCAGCCAGCCGGACGCTACTTGTCCATGTCTAAATCCAACAGCAGGATATTCGATGATGTATAA